From Nitrosopumilus sp., the proteins below share one genomic window:
- the hisI gene encoding phosphoribosyl-AMP cyclohydrolase — MNKTIDDIDFEKSGGLVPVIVQDANTKDVLTLAYSNKESLDLAKKTGNSWFWSRSRNKLWMKGEESGNTQKIKEILVDCDSDAVIYLVEPSGPACHLGEKVCFHNTLEK, encoded by the coding sequence ATGAACAAAACCATTGATGATATAGATTTTGAGAAAAGTGGTGGTCTAGTACCAGTGATAGTTCAAGATGCAAACACAAAAGATGTTCTGACTCTTGCATATTCAAACAAGGAATCTTTAGATCTTGCAAAAAAGACTGGAAACTCTTGGTTTTGGAGTCGTTCACGAAACAAACTTTGGATGAAAGGAGAAGAGTCTGGCAACACTCAAAAAATCAAAGAGATCTTAGTTGATTGTGATTCTGATGCAGTAATTTATCTTGTAGAACCATCCGGTCCTGCTTGCCATTTGGGTGAGAAAGTCTGCTTTCACAATACTTTGGAAAAATAA
- the hisF gene encoding imidazole glycerol phosphate synthase subunit HisF: protein MTLTKRIIPCLDVKNGRVVKGLHFESIKDAGDPVELAAKYSKEGADELVFLDITASDEQRKTIKELVRKVASVIDIPFTVGGGVKSLDDARNILLNGADKVGINTGAIKNPKIITEFMELFGRQCVVVAIDAKRNYELKADVNVFYDGEKQFWFEVFIYGGKEGTGMDAIAWAKKAEKLGAGEILLTSIDKDGTKDGYDVLLTKAIVESVSIPVIASGGCGKPEHIVDIFRKSNVDAALAASIFHYATHGVQSVKSYLKEQKIPVRL, encoded by the coding sequence ATGACCTTAACAAAACGAATTATTCCCTGTCTTGATGTTAAAAATGGACGAGTTGTAAAAGGATTACATTTTGAATCAATCAAAGATGCAGGAGATCCTGTTGAATTGGCTGCAAAATATAGTAAAGAAGGTGCAGATGAATTAGTGTTTTTAGATATTACTGCATCAGATGAGCAAAGAAAAACCATAAAAGAATTAGTACGAAAAGTTGCATCTGTAATTGATATTCCATTTACCGTTGGTGGTGGAGTTAAATCATTAGATGATGCAAGAAATATTCTACTGAACGGAGCTGATAAAGTTGGAATCAATACTGGCGCAATAAAAAATCCTAAAATAATTACAGAATTTATGGAATTATTTGGAAGGCAATGTGTTGTAGTTGCCATTGATGCTAAAAGAAACTATGAACTCAAAGCAGATGTCAATGTATTCTATGATGGTGAAAAACAGTTCTGGTTTGAGGTTTTCATTTATGGTGGCAAAGAGGGAACTGGTATGGATGCCATAGCATGGGCTAAAAAAGCTGAAAAACTGGGAGCAGGAGAAATTTTGCTTACCAGCATTGACAAAGATGGCACAAAAGATGGCTATGATGTTTTACTTACAAAAGCAATTGTGGAATCTGTTTCTATTCCTGTAATTGCATCAGGTGGATGCGGAAAGCCTGAGCATATCGTGGATATCTTTAGGAAATCTAATGTTGATGCCGCATTGGCTGCATCCATTTTTCACTATGCAACACATGGTGTTCAAAGCGTAAAATCCTATCTTAAAGAACAAAAAATTCCTGTAAGATTATAA
- the hisA gene encoding 1-(5-phosphoribosyl)-5-[(5-phosphoribosylamino)methylideneamino]imidazole-4-carboxamide isomerase: MKIIPAIDLMSGQVVRLYKGDPKQKTIYSDNPIEIAKKWEEKGADMLHVVDLDATLGIGSNLEIIKEILKEISIPVEIAGGLRNESLILDVAKISSRIVIGTLAFKDKELLKKLLLSLGSEKIVISVDHKDGEILIHGWQDTTGIKLIESVKEFLEMGFTEFLLTNVNRDGTMQGPDLVYLEQACNLQNANIIASGGISNIDDVKDVKDKKAFGVILGKALYENKITIEGAKSIS, translated from the coding sequence ATGAAAATAATTCCTGCAATTGATCTAATGAGTGGACAAGTAGTTAGACTCTACAAGGGTGATCCAAAACAAAAAACCATTTACAGTGATAATCCCATAGAGATAGCAAAAAAATGGGAAGAAAAAGGTGCTGATATGCTTCATGTTGTTGATTTGGATGCAACACTGGGAATTGGTTCTAATCTTGAGATAATAAAAGAGATTCTCAAAGAGATTTCAATTCCGGTAGAGATTGCTGGTGGTCTTAGGAATGAATCTTTAATTCTAGATGTTGCAAAAATTTCAAGTAGAATAGTTATTGGAACATTGGCCTTTAAAGACAAAGAACTATTGAAGAAGCTACTTTTATCATTAGGTTCTGAAAAAATTGTTATTTCAGTTGATCACAAAGACGGTGAAATTCTAATTCATGGATGGCAAGACACAACTGGAATTAAGTTAATTGAATCTGTAAAAGAATTCCTTGAAATGGGATTTACTGAATTTTTACTCACAAATGTAAATCGTGATGGGACAATGCAAGGACCTGATTTAGTATATCTAGAACAAGCTTGCAATTTACAAAATGCTAATATCATTGCTAGTGGTGGAATTTCAAATATTGATGATGTAAAAGATGTTAAAGACAAAAAAGCATTTGGAGTGATTTTGGGCAAAGCACTATATGAAAATAAAATTACTATTGAGGGAGCAAAATCAATATCATGA
- the hisH gene encoding imidazole glycerol phosphate synthase subunit HisH, whose amino-acid sequence MVKLAIFDYGAGNIFSLKNSLEKAGATIDVISDFNRPNEYSGLLLPGVGNFDPAIKSITKTSKTDFKEFVKDTTPVLGICLGMEMFFEKSEEGKEKGLNVIDGEVIVLPPTLKVPHMGWNDLEIKKTGKILEGVKNGSWVYFVHSYRVKPSSNDVITAESDYGIKVPAVVEQNNFIGTQFHPEKSGSVGKIMINNFLDVCKR is encoded by the coding sequence ATGGTCAAACTAGCAATTTTTGATTATGGTGCTGGAAATATTTTCAGCTTGAAGAATTCTCTAGAAAAAGCAGGGGCAACCATAGATGTAATTTCGGATTTTAACAGACCTAATGAGTATTCAGGGTTATTATTGCCTGGGGTTGGTAATTTTGATCCTGCCATTAAAAGTATAACAAAAACATCCAAAACAGATTTCAAAGAATTTGTTAAAGATACCACTCCAGTCTTGGGAATTTGCCTTGGAATGGAGATGTTCTTTGAGAAAAGTGAGGAAGGAAAAGAAAAGGGATTAAATGTAATTGATGGGGAAGTGATTGTTTTACCGCCTACTCTTAAAGTTCCTCACATGGGATGGAATGATCTTGAGATAAAAAAAACAGGAAAAATTTTAGAGGGCGTGAAGAATGGTTCCTGGGTTTATTTTGTTCATTCCTATAGAGTAAAACCATCTTCAAATGATGTAATTACTGCTGAATCTGATTATGGAATTAAAGTTCCAGCAGTTGTTGAACAAAATAATTTTATTGGAACTCAATTTCATCCAGAAAAATCAGGCAGTGTTGGAAAAATAATGATCAATAATTTTCTTGATGTGTGTAAACGATGA
- a CDS encoding imidazoleglycerol-phosphate dehydratase, whose product MKPRKASINRVTKETSVQVSVNIDGTGKTSIKTGINFLDHLIVSFGKHSMMDLKVNAKSNDGIEHHLIEDTAITIGQAVDKALSNRSGITRFSYAAVPMDESLAEASIDLVKRPFWKLTLSVKRSKIEGISKEDLEHFFQSLLQNLNCCVHLTVKYGDNDHHKVESAIKSLAVAFRNASSLDKKQKGIPSTKGSM is encoded by the coding sequence ATGAAACCAAGAAAGGCATCAATTAATCGAGTAACAAAGGAAACTAGTGTTCAGGTGTCTGTAAATATTGATGGAACAGGAAAAACATCCATCAAAACTGGAATTAATTTTCTTGATCACCTAATTGTCTCGTTTGGAAAGCATAGTATGATGGATCTTAAGGTAAATGCCAAATCAAATGATGGTATAGAACACCATCTAATTGAGGATACTGCGATAACAATTGGTCAGGCAGTTGATAAAGCACTAAGTAATAGAAGTGGAATTACTAGATTTAGCTATGCTGCAGTTCCAATGGATGAGTCATTAGCTGAAGCATCAATTGATTTGGTAAAACGTCCATTTTGGAAACTAACTTTATCAGTTAAACGAAGCAAGATAGAAGGAATATCTAAAGAAGATCTAGAACACTTTTTTCAATCGTTACTTCAAAATTTGAATTGCTGTGTACACCTTACTGTAAAGTATGGGGATAATGATCACCACAAAGTAGAATCTGCGATAAAGTCACTTGCAGTAGCTTTTAGAAATGCCTCCTCATTAGATAAAAAACAAAAAGGAATTCCTAGTACTAAAGGTTCTATGTAA
- a CDS encoding HAD family hydrolase has protein sequence MTLEKKSEGIYVDDSKISMIDDVDSIIFDCDGVLIDITKSYDLAIIQTTQYVLENIAKINDAIDVDFKIIEGFKSTGGFNDEVDLTYAAIISLVASKKLNQDQTAFIWDVIKNSDSTGIVSVEKFIQSKVDISEIKNKLSYPGAHHDNPLYKIFDQLFYGPKLYEKLFKSQSNFTQSGLIDNDKVILNELLLQQLDKKFNSNISMVTGRGKESVRYSLGALLKNFDLNNSVFLEDESRELAKPNPKPLVDSIKGMTSKSCLYVGDSMEDFIMAKKATEQGCKTIFCGIIGTSKNPHEKLELFERNGAILILDSINLLPKVLNLE, from the coding sequence TGACTTTAGAAAAAAAATCTGAAGGAATCTACGTAGATGATTCTAAAATTAGTATGATTGATGATGTTGATTCAATAATTTTTGATTGTGATGGAGTTTTAATAGATATTACAAAATCATATGATCTTGCAATAATTCAGACTACTCAGTACGTCTTAGAAAATATTGCAAAAATTAATGATGCAATAGATGTAGATTTTAAAATTATTGAAGGATTCAAATCAACAGGTGGATTTAATGATGAAGTTGATCTTACGTATGCAGCAATTATCTCCTTAGTTGCATCAAAAAAATTGAATCAGGATCAAACCGCTTTCATATGGGATGTAATAAAAAATTCTGATTCGACTGGAATTGTATCTGTTGAAAAATTCATTCAAAGCAAAGTAGACATTTCTGAAATAAAAAATAAACTATCTTATCCTGGTGCCCATCATGATAATCCTCTATACAAAATATTTGATCAACTTTTCTATGGTCCTAAATTATATGAAAAATTATTCAAATCACAATCAAATTTTACACAATCAGGATTAATCGATAATGATAAAGTAATTTTAAATGAATTATTACTGCAACAACTAGATAAAAAATTTAATTCTAATATTTCTATGGTTACTGGAAGAGGAAAAGAATCTGTCAGATATTCTTTAGGGGCATTATTGAAAAATTTTGATTTGAATAATTCTGTATTTTTAGAGGATGAATCAAGAGAACTTGCAAAACCTAATCCAAAACCACTCGTTGATTCTATTAAAGGCATGACTAGCAAATCTTGTCTTTATGTTGGTGATTCTATGGAGGATTTTATCATGGCAAAAAAAGCAACCGAGCAAGGATGCAAAACCATATTTTGTGGAATTATAGGCACAAGCAAAAATCCTCATGAAAAACTTGAATTATTTGAGCGCAATGGGGCAATTTTGATACTTGATTCTATCAATCTTCTTCCAAAGGTATTAAATTTAGAATAG